One Bombus pyrosoma isolate SC7728 linkage group LG9, ASM1482585v1, whole genome shotgun sequence genomic window carries:
- the LOC122570498 gene encoding breast cancer type 1 susceptibility protein homolog isoform X4 translates to MMKQAFITAEKLAEEIRNIQKCLQCTICLHTISDPVKTLCGHRFCRQCIQTLLQSKNALCPLCNRAIQRRSISKDEHMILYIDGLQKLIEAVQSDSGIDILSYLSRPRCTQQSELSGNTEFTRCDTRQLIKPSCSYVGTSLQKEVVSRNRRGRSRKNLTSQKNRTRSTQKKDGGITKYLSKCGLSGIGQLDESNDSLDENLAQGKVTSWLENLSKQEALDSPYKSETVQSPTCNFNDTLIISVSQNDPQIKIDNFDKDVDTSVKDDPSQAVRQVGRTSLRSENNESDSNNTSDRRTSTETKTAIASSKLDFDTMNPRPSTSRMTRSFDDSKEKSEEKFIDVNRTSPCDMLSSMQKNWSSVEKFGKEMRTRKKKLKSLNVSIENKGKSRSVDEATTNLNKEENVKPKVVDDIGNGRTRKRKESMMAEDVANVIVDERFDEETKSSAKSDFVRARDASPPSGRKDRSMSEKVQSTTESSFITLEEDRQVRIRYLNTCQMNAIIGVTYEDSRDGIETDQTNNGGETMLPTKRHVDLFDTPFHDRDKIFSQTSLVKSDSYRGGPNLFDESRNEKNCSPTPTKMITMIDEADSTSNLQTSTPHRRRLSLKRTSTDFKLNNSPSPIVDSRIGLQTVKRDLRFEIERESDQADGNVGADKRSLEEAIGTQKRRASTGDKLDGKRVRGLTATSTEFTNRRLENSGCNMSLVTFTKLGKTFKRRRKRIPFLYLGTTKRKAMVGHYPGFHLQRPCNPVDILDTLDYTIQDGFGNNALITLNDTQIIDENEGKEAEPVAAVSSVTEAVVFNNQVDHREENPPQEIQKKIVSVVDIPDSAENKSPDIDVLLVSLSGNKKPYLLPCDEQFAKSNNTSSKDTVKMIPSANDSQLQFLSLESPPIDTLQTQKRIHGTEPNAETNKVSVSGGFLHMSDQSDSPRTPMRKRRRFDSQDKFSDRMKIKSKVSDEEDVCSNHSFSSEVTCIRNDNEEVPIFQIGLDENCQSSDPSSKDTEIVPVSSGSNIATNEKGNKKKVFKRILPIASSSTDSPDIVSQGVSPTTKRKRVVSPEVSDGEWTAIVHNWVDERCKKKGKLEQTRDSSNLTNASRAARDNASLKSGSSDRDKSTNKLSTQCRQQLDFAGRSSDEETNFNGTKWSKSLDKPKDSSIVVQDSPDFGLTIDRMKNIRNKTTELIQADTYDDIMANTDYEEIIIEDDNAKNKKSRRGSVECLEIASYERKSKSARSCVESSYSSSKDVLCVPSNGSDKENNHQISGVLYDSDNENEERLVPVYVNVVNKNSRKNRLQENSRKSSGNESMCISNKSLGQSSITSSSQKHPTNSCVSNSTIKDMSEHDSLMDITQHDLMIKQFEMDLFEKNYKNSNVPLEMEKKILQTPKRNKKCSNADGKDVEHSGEEDDIVENTPNTKTKNLEAINSTQRNVTSSFSVSKTLEKPLPAKILQSATGRCLTNISTPNSTISIPPLYQSTPKMHQSTCNNATKLVPRANESSNKQTKDSIQRNMDRSVEENAVQRTNNIEKDVVQIINNSQDNIVKSTNNVGDVEKNIAQRAHYANRQKLCFVCSGLTIHEIDLVKKLTQMLDGRYLAQFDKDVTHVIVKADKNNGASNTLKYLQGIVHRKWIVSYQWVVDSVKEKRLVNEEPYEVVDSKTLEEGPRKSRCREKGLFEGFCFLCIEPYVNVSIEQYQDLLRATGAIVVDSLRALAAEKNLMKIILIQADLHEFQIIVWL, encoded by the exons atgatGAAGCAAGCGTTCATTACTGCTGAAAAACTAGCAGAGGAGattagaaatatacaaaaatgtttgcAATGCACAATTTG CTTGCATACCATATCTGATCCAGTGAAAACCCTTTGTGGGCATCGATTCTGTCGCCAGTGCATTCAAACGCTATTGCAAAGTAAAAATGCTCTCTGTCCACTCTGCAACCGTGCTATACAGCGTCGCAGCATTTCCAAGGACGAACACATGATATTATACATCGATGGACtacagaaattaatcgaagcGGTGCAATCGGATTCTGGCATCGATA TACTGTCTTATTTATCGAGACCACGCTGCACACAACAAAGCGAATTGTCAGGTAATACCGAATTCACTAGATGTGATACGAGGCAGCTGATCAAACCGAGTTGTTCTTACGTGGGCACCAGTCTACAAAAGGAAGTCGTTTCCCGAAATCGGAGAGGTCGATCTCGAAAAAACCTGACATCACAGAAAAACAGAACGAGATCTACGCAGAAGAAAGACGGCGGTATCACGAAATACTTGTCGAAATGTGGTTTGTCTGGCATAGGACAGTTAGATGAGTCGAACGATTCTCTAGACGAGAATCTGGCACAGGGCAAAGTAACAAGCTGGCTGGAGAATCTGTCCAAGCAGGAAGCGTTAGACAGTCCTTATAAATCTGAAACCGTGCAGTCTCCAACATGCAATTTTAACGACACGTTAATTATCTCAGTTTCTCAAAACGATCCACAGATCAAGATCGATAATTTTGACAAAGACGTTGACACGAGTGTGAAGGATGACCCTAGTCAAGCTGTCAGACAGGTTGGAAGGACATCTTTGAGGAGCGAGAATAACGAAAGCGATTCGAACAATACGAGCGATCGCAGGACGTCTACGGAGACGAAGACTGCGATTGCTTCGTCAAAGCTGGACTTTGATACGATGAATCCGAGGCCGAGCACGTCGAGGATGACGAGATCGTTTGACGATAGTAAGGAAAAGAGCGAAGAGAAATTCATAGACGTTAACAGGACGTCACCCTGTGACATGTTGTCCAGCATGCAGAAGAATTGGTCCTCTGTAGAGAAGTTCGGCAAAGAGATGCgcacgaggaagaagaaattgaaatcctTGAACGTGAGCATCGAGAACAAGGGCAAATCTCGGTCAGTAGATGAAGCTACGACGAACCTGAACAAAGAGGAAAATGTGAAGCCGAAAGTTGTCGACGACATAGGTAATGGAcgaacgaggaaaagaaaggaatcgATGATGGCTGAAGACGTCGCGAATGTCATTGTGGACGAAAGATTCGACGAGGAGACGAAAAGTTCGGCAAAAAGTGATTTTGTTCGCGCGAGAGATGCGTCGCCTCCAAGTGGTAGAAAGGATAGATCGATGTCAGAGAAAGTTCAGTCGACCACTGAATCGTCCTTTATCACGCTAGAAGAGGACAGACAGGTGCGCATTCGATATTTGAACACCTGTCAGATGAACGCGATTATCGGTGTAACATACGAGGATTCACGAGATGGCATTGAAACGGATCAAACGAATAATGGCGGGGAAACGATGCTCCCTACAAAGCGACACGTCGATCTATTCGATACGCCTTTCCACGATCGAGATAAGATATTTTCTCAAACGTCGCTGGTTAAATCAGACAGTTACCGAGGTGGACCGAATCTGTTTGATGAATCCCGtaatgagaaaaattgttctcCGACACCAACGAAAATGATTACGATGATCGATGAAGCTGATTCTACCTCAAACTTACAAACTTCAACGCCTCATCGCAGAAGATTGTCTCTGAAGAGAACAAGTACagattttaaattgaataattctcCCAGTCCGATTGTTGATTCTCGTATTGGTCTGCAGACTGTTAAACGAGACTTGAGATTTGAGATTGAGCGTGAAAGTGATCAGGCTGATGGAAACGTTGGCGCAGATAAGAGGAGTCTGGAGGAAGCAATTGGAACGCAGAAACGTAGAGCTTCTACAGGTGATAAACTGGATGGTAAACGTGTCAGAGGCTTGACTGCCACTTCGACCGAGTTTACAAACAGGAGGCTGGAGAACAGCGGGTGCAATATGTCCCTGGTCACGTTCACGAAACTAGGGAAAACTTTCAAGCGTCGCAGAAAACGAATTCCCTTCTTGTATCTGGGAACAACCAAACGAAAAGCGATGGTGGGCCATTATCCTGGGTTCCATTTACAAAGACCGTGTAATCCGGTTGATATATTGGACACGCTGGATTATACAATTCAAGATGGCTTTGGTAACAATGCACTAATCACGTTGAACGATACACAGATAATAGATGAGAACGAAGGCAAAGAAGCAGAACCTGTCGCGGCAGTAAGTAGTGTAACTGAAGCGGTCGTTTTCAATAATCAGGTAGATCATCGTGAAGAAAATCCGCCTCAAGAAATtcagaagaaaattgtttcagttGTTGATATCCCTGACAGTGCTGAAAATAAATCTCCAGATATAGATGTACTCTTGGTATCTCTgagtggaaataaaaaaccGTATCTTTTACCATGTGACGAACAGTTTGCTAAATCAAATAATACATCGTCCAAGGATACCGTAAAGATGATACCATCAGCAAATGACTCCCAGTTACAGTTCCTCTCTTTAGAATCCCCCCCGATCGACACTTTACAGACCCAGAAGCGGATCCACGGAACTGAACCCAACGCAGAGACCAACAAAGTCTCTGTCTCTGGAGGTTTCTTACACATGTCAGATCAATCCGATTCTCCTCGTACGCcaatgagaaaaagaaggagattTGATAGTCAAGACAAGTTCTCTgatagaatgaaaataaagtcTAAAGTCAGCGACGAGGAGGACGTTTGCTCCAATCACAGTTTCTCGTCAGAGGTCACGTGCATTAGGAACGACAACGAAGAAGTCCCAATCTTCCAGATCGGTTTAGACGAAAATTGTCAGTCCTCCGATCCTAGCAGCAAAGACACGGAAATCGTACCGGTAAGCTCTGGCTCAAATATTGCAACcaacgaaaaaggaaacaagaaGAAGGTGTTTAAGAGAATTTTGCCAATCGCCAGTTCAAGCACTGATTCCCCGGACATTGTCTCTCAAGGTGTCTCTCCGACGACCAAGCGGAAACGAGTCGTTTCTCCTGAAGTTAGCGACGGAGAGTGGACCGCGATCGTGCACAACTGGGTCGATGAGAGGTGCAAAAAGAAAGGTAAATTGGAGCAAACTCGTGATTCCTCTAATTTGACGAATGCGTCTCGCGCGGCTAGAGACAACGCTTCGTTGAAGTCTGGCTCGTCAGATCGTGACAAATCTACCAACAAACTGTCTACGCAGTGTAGACAGCAGTTAGACTTCGCTGGTAGATCCAGCGACGAGGAAACCAATTTCAATGGAACCAAGTGGAGTAAGAGTTTGGATAAGCCTAAGGATTCGTCGATTGTTGTCCAGGATTCGCCTGATTTTGGATTGACGATagatcgaatgaaaaatatacgaaacaaaACAACGGAACTCATACAGGCGGATACTTACGACGATATCATGGCAAATACAGACTATGAAGAAATCATTATAGAGGACGATAatgcaaagaataaaaaatctaGAAGAGGATCGGTCGAGTGTTTGGAGATAGCTAGTTATGAGAGAAAATCTAAATCAGCAAGATCGTGCGTTGAAAGTTCTTACTCGTCGAGTAAAGATGTTCTGTGCGTACCTTCTAATGGATCTGATAAGGAGAATAACCATCAAATATCTGGTGTATTGTACGATAGTGACAATGAGAATGAAGAGAGACTGGTTCCAGTGTATGTAAATGTGGTTAATAAGAATTCGAGGAAGAATAGATTACAAGAAAATTCACGCAAGTCGTCCGGCAACGAATCGATGTGTATTTCAAACAAATCATTGGGACAGAGTTCAATAACTTCTTCTTCTCAGAAGCATCCAACGAATTCGTGTGTGAGCAATTCTACAATTAAGGATATGTCCGAACATGATTCTTTGATGGACATCACGCAACATGATCTGATGATTAAACAATTTGAGATGGATCtgtttgagaaaaattataaaaattctaacgTGCCTttggaaatggaaaagaagatTCTACAGACGCCGAAGCGTAACAAGAAGTGTTCAAACGCAGATGGAAAG GACGTCGAACACTCGGGTGAAGAAGACGACATTGTCGAGAACACTCCTAACACAAAGACGAAAAA TTTGGAAGCGATCAATTCGACGCAGAGGAATGTGACATCGTCGTTCTCGGTTTCGAAGACCTTGGAAAAACCATTGCCTGCCAAAATTCTACAGTCGGCGACCGGAAGATGCCTCACCAATATCAGCACTCCAAATTCCACGATCAGCATTCCTCCTCTTTACCAGAGCACCCCGAAAATGCATCAGTCTACCTGCAATAACGCCACGAAGCTTGTTCCTCGCGCGAATGAATCCTCTAACAAGCAGACGAAGGATTCCATTCAGCGAAATATGGATCGAAGCGTTGAGGAAAACGCTGTTCAACGTACAAATAACATTGAGAAAGATGTcgttcaaattataaataatagtcaggataatatcgttaaaagtacaaataatGTTGGAGACGttgagaaaaatatcgctCAACGTGCACACTATGCCAACAGACAGAAGCTCTGTTTTGTATGCAGCGGATTGACAATTCATGAAATCGATCTAGTGAAGAAGTTAACGCAAATGCTGGACGGTAGATACCTGGCTCAGTTCGATAAGGATGTAACACACGTGATCGTGAAAGCTGACAAAAATAACGGAGCTAGCAACACGTTGAAATACCTGCAGGGTATAGTCCATAGGAAATGGATCGTGAGTTATCAGTGGGTGGTTGATTCGGTAAAGGAGAAAAGATTAGTGAACGAGGAACCGTACGAAGTGGTAGATTCTAAGACTCTCGAAGAAGGCCCTCGAAAATCGCGATGCAGAGAGAAGGGTTTATTCGAGGGATTCTGCTTTCTATGTATTGAACCGTACGTCAACGTTTCTATAGAACAGTATCAG GACTTGCTACGCGCTACGGGTGCCATCGTGGTCGACTCGTTACGCGCTCTAGCCGCTGAGAAGAATTTGATGAAGATCATTTTGATTCAGGCCGACCTTCATGAATTCCAAATTATTG
- the LOC122570498 gene encoding breast cancer type 1 susceptibility protein homolog isoform X1, producing the protein MMKQAFITAEKLAEEIRNIQKCLQCTICLHTISDPVKTLCGHRFCRQCIQTLLQSKNALCPLCNRAIQRRSISKDEHMILYIDGLQKLIEAVQSDSGIDILSYLSRPRCTQQSELSGNTEFTRCDTRQLIKPSCSYVGTSLQKEVVSRNRRGRSRKNLTSQKNRTRSTQKKDGGITKYLSKCGLSGIGQLDESNDSLDENLAQGKVTSWLENLSKQEALDSPYKSETVQSPTCNFNDTLIISVSQNDPQIKIDNFDKDVDTSVKDDPSQAVRQVGRTSLRSENNESDSNNTSDRRTSTETKTAIASSKLDFDTMNPRPSTSRMTRSFDDSKEKSEEKFIDVNRTSPCDMLSSMQKNWSSVEKFGKEMRTRKKKLKSLNVSIENKGKSRSVDEATTNLNKEENVKPKVVDDIGNGRTRKRKESMMAEDVANVIVDERFDEETKSSAKSDFVRARDASPPSGRKDRSMSEKVQSTTESSFITLEEDRQVRIRYLNTCQMNAIIGVTYEDSRDGIETDQTNNGGETMLPTKRHVDLFDTPFHDRDKIFSQTSLVKSDSYRGGPNLFDESRNEKNCSPTPTKMITMIDEADSTSNLQTSTPHRRRLSLKRTSTDFKLNNSPSPIVDSRIGLQTVKRDLRFEIERESDQADGNVGADKRSLEEAIGTQKRRASTGDKLDGKRVRGLTATSTEFTNRRLENSGCNMSLVTFTKLGKTFKRRRKRIPFLYLGTTKRKAMVGHYPGFHLQRPCNPVDILDTLDYTIQDGFGNNALITLNDTQIIDENEGKEAEPVAAVSSVTEAVVFNNQVDHREENPPQEIQKKIVSVVDIPDSAENKSPDIDVLLVSLSGNKKPYLLPCDEQFAKSNNTSSKDTVKMIPSANDSQLQFLSLESPPIDTLQTQKRIHGTEPNAETNKVSVSGGFLHMSDQSDSPRTPMRKRRRFDSQDKFSDRMKIKSKVSDEEDVCSNHSFSSEVTCIRNDNEEVPIFQIGLDENCQSSDPSSKDTEIVPVSSGSNIATNEKGNKKKVFKRILPIASSSTDSPDIVSQGVSPTTKRKRVVSPEVSDGEWTAIVHNWVDERCKKKGKLEQTRDSSNLTNASRAARDNASLKSGSSDRDKSTNKLSTQCRQQLDFAGRSSDEETNFNGTKWSKSLDKPKDSSIVVQDSPDFGLTIDRMKNIRNKTTELIQADTYDDIMANTDYEEIIIEDDNAKNKKSRRGSVECLEIASYERKSKSARSCVESSYSSSKDVLCVPSNGSDKENNHQISGVLYDSDNENEERLVPVYVNVVNKNSRKNRLQENSRKSSGNESMCISNKSLGQSSITSSSQKHPTNSCVSNSTIKDMSEHDSLMDITQHDLMIKQFEMDLFEKNYKNSNVPLEMEKKILQTPKRNKKCSNADGKDVEHSGEEDDIVENTPNTKTKNLEAINSTQRNVTSSFSVSKTLEKPLPAKILQSATGRCLTNISTPNSTISIPPLYQSTPKMHQSTCNNATKLVPRANESSNKQTKDSIQRNMDRSVEENAVQRTNNIEKDVVQIINNSQDNIVKSTNNVGDVEKNIAQRAHYANRQKLCFVCSGLTIHEIDLVKKLTQMLDGRYLAQFDKDVTHVIVKADKNNGASNTLKYLQGIVHRKWIVSYQWVVDSVKEKRLVNEEPYEVVDSKTLEEGPRKSRCREKGLFEGFCFLCIEPYVNVSIEQYQDLLRATGAIVVDSLRALAAEKNLMKIILIQADLHEFQIIEWYKQTRAIAIVDEWIVECISQYKLISFYPYLQELSRQDVLALGYPEYLVEEETGWESDSTCDL; encoded by the exons atgatGAAGCAAGCGTTCATTACTGCTGAAAAACTAGCAGAGGAGattagaaatatacaaaaatgtttgcAATGCACAATTTG CTTGCATACCATATCTGATCCAGTGAAAACCCTTTGTGGGCATCGATTCTGTCGCCAGTGCATTCAAACGCTATTGCAAAGTAAAAATGCTCTCTGTCCACTCTGCAACCGTGCTATACAGCGTCGCAGCATTTCCAAGGACGAACACATGATATTATACATCGATGGACtacagaaattaatcgaagcGGTGCAATCGGATTCTGGCATCGATA TACTGTCTTATTTATCGAGACCACGCTGCACACAACAAAGCGAATTGTCAGGTAATACCGAATTCACTAGATGTGATACGAGGCAGCTGATCAAACCGAGTTGTTCTTACGTGGGCACCAGTCTACAAAAGGAAGTCGTTTCCCGAAATCGGAGAGGTCGATCTCGAAAAAACCTGACATCACAGAAAAACAGAACGAGATCTACGCAGAAGAAAGACGGCGGTATCACGAAATACTTGTCGAAATGTGGTTTGTCTGGCATAGGACAGTTAGATGAGTCGAACGATTCTCTAGACGAGAATCTGGCACAGGGCAAAGTAACAAGCTGGCTGGAGAATCTGTCCAAGCAGGAAGCGTTAGACAGTCCTTATAAATCTGAAACCGTGCAGTCTCCAACATGCAATTTTAACGACACGTTAATTATCTCAGTTTCTCAAAACGATCCACAGATCAAGATCGATAATTTTGACAAAGACGTTGACACGAGTGTGAAGGATGACCCTAGTCAAGCTGTCAGACAGGTTGGAAGGACATCTTTGAGGAGCGAGAATAACGAAAGCGATTCGAACAATACGAGCGATCGCAGGACGTCTACGGAGACGAAGACTGCGATTGCTTCGTCAAAGCTGGACTTTGATACGATGAATCCGAGGCCGAGCACGTCGAGGATGACGAGATCGTTTGACGATAGTAAGGAAAAGAGCGAAGAGAAATTCATAGACGTTAACAGGACGTCACCCTGTGACATGTTGTCCAGCATGCAGAAGAATTGGTCCTCTGTAGAGAAGTTCGGCAAAGAGATGCgcacgaggaagaagaaattgaaatcctTGAACGTGAGCATCGAGAACAAGGGCAAATCTCGGTCAGTAGATGAAGCTACGACGAACCTGAACAAAGAGGAAAATGTGAAGCCGAAAGTTGTCGACGACATAGGTAATGGAcgaacgaggaaaagaaaggaatcgATGATGGCTGAAGACGTCGCGAATGTCATTGTGGACGAAAGATTCGACGAGGAGACGAAAAGTTCGGCAAAAAGTGATTTTGTTCGCGCGAGAGATGCGTCGCCTCCAAGTGGTAGAAAGGATAGATCGATGTCAGAGAAAGTTCAGTCGACCACTGAATCGTCCTTTATCACGCTAGAAGAGGACAGACAGGTGCGCATTCGATATTTGAACACCTGTCAGATGAACGCGATTATCGGTGTAACATACGAGGATTCACGAGATGGCATTGAAACGGATCAAACGAATAATGGCGGGGAAACGATGCTCCCTACAAAGCGACACGTCGATCTATTCGATACGCCTTTCCACGATCGAGATAAGATATTTTCTCAAACGTCGCTGGTTAAATCAGACAGTTACCGAGGTGGACCGAATCTGTTTGATGAATCCCGtaatgagaaaaattgttctcCGACACCAACGAAAATGATTACGATGATCGATGAAGCTGATTCTACCTCAAACTTACAAACTTCAACGCCTCATCGCAGAAGATTGTCTCTGAAGAGAACAAGTACagattttaaattgaataattctcCCAGTCCGATTGTTGATTCTCGTATTGGTCTGCAGACTGTTAAACGAGACTTGAGATTTGAGATTGAGCGTGAAAGTGATCAGGCTGATGGAAACGTTGGCGCAGATAAGAGGAGTCTGGAGGAAGCAATTGGAACGCAGAAACGTAGAGCTTCTACAGGTGATAAACTGGATGGTAAACGTGTCAGAGGCTTGACTGCCACTTCGACCGAGTTTACAAACAGGAGGCTGGAGAACAGCGGGTGCAATATGTCCCTGGTCACGTTCACGAAACTAGGGAAAACTTTCAAGCGTCGCAGAAAACGAATTCCCTTCTTGTATCTGGGAACAACCAAACGAAAAGCGATGGTGGGCCATTATCCTGGGTTCCATTTACAAAGACCGTGTAATCCGGTTGATATATTGGACACGCTGGATTATACAATTCAAGATGGCTTTGGTAACAATGCACTAATCACGTTGAACGATACACAGATAATAGATGAGAACGAAGGCAAAGAAGCAGAACCTGTCGCGGCAGTAAGTAGTGTAACTGAAGCGGTCGTTTTCAATAATCAGGTAGATCATCGTGAAGAAAATCCGCCTCAAGAAATtcagaagaaaattgtttcagttGTTGATATCCCTGACAGTGCTGAAAATAAATCTCCAGATATAGATGTACTCTTGGTATCTCTgagtggaaataaaaaaccGTATCTTTTACCATGTGACGAACAGTTTGCTAAATCAAATAATACATCGTCCAAGGATACCGTAAAGATGATACCATCAGCAAATGACTCCCAGTTACAGTTCCTCTCTTTAGAATCCCCCCCGATCGACACTTTACAGACCCAGAAGCGGATCCACGGAACTGAACCCAACGCAGAGACCAACAAAGTCTCTGTCTCTGGAGGTTTCTTACACATGTCAGATCAATCCGATTCTCCTCGTACGCcaatgagaaaaagaaggagattTGATAGTCAAGACAAGTTCTCTgatagaatgaaaataaagtcTAAAGTCAGCGACGAGGAGGACGTTTGCTCCAATCACAGTTTCTCGTCAGAGGTCACGTGCATTAGGAACGACAACGAAGAAGTCCCAATCTTCCAGATCGGTTTAGACGAAAATTGTCAGTCCTCCGATCCTAGCAGCAAAGACACGGAAATCGTACCGGTAAGCTCTGGCTCAAATATTGCAACcaacgaaaaaggaaacaagaaGAAGGTGTTTAAGAGAATTTTGCCAATCGCCAGTTCAAGCACTGATTCCCCGGACATTGTCTCTCAAGGTGTCTCTCCGACGACCAAGCGGAAACGAGTCGTTTCTCCTGAAGTTAGCGACGGAGAGTGGACCGCGATCGTGCACAACTGGGTCGATGAGAGGTGCAAAAAGAAAGGTAAATTGGAGCAAACTCGTGATTCCTCTAATTTGACGAATGCGTCTCGCGCGGCTAGAGACAACGCTTCGTTGAAGTCTGGCTCGTCAGATCGTGACAAATCTACCAACAAACTGTCTACGCAGTGTAGACAGCAGTTAGACTTCGCTGGTAGATCCAGCGACGAGGAAACCAATTTCAATGGAACCAAGTGGAGTAAGAGTTTGGATAAGCCTAAGGATTCGTCGATTGTTGTCCAGGATTCGCCTGATTTTGGATTGACGATagatcgaatgaaaaatatacgaaacaaaACAACGGAACTCATACAGGCGGATACTTACGACGATATCATGGCAAATACAGACTATGAAGAAATCATTATAGAGGACGATAatgcaaagaataaaaaatctaGAAGAGGATCGGTCGAGTGTTTGGAGATAGCTAGTTATGAGAGAAAATCTAAATCAGCAAGATCGTGCGTTGAAAGTTCTTACTCGTCGAGTAAAGATGTTCTGTGCGTACCTTCTAATGGATCTGATAAGGAGAATAACCATCAAATATCTGGTGTATTGTACGATAGTGACAATGAGAATGAAGAGAGACTGGTTCCAGTGTATGTAAATGTGGTTAATAAGAATTCGAGGAAGAATAGATTACAAGAAAATTCACGCAAGTCGTCCGGCAACGAATCGATGTGTATTTCAAACAAATCATTGGGACAGAGTTCAATAACTTCTTCTTCTCAGAAGCATCCAACGAATTCGTGTGTGAGCAATTCTACAATTAAGGATATGTCCGAACATGATTCTTTGATGGACATCACGCAACATGATCTGATGATTAAACAATTTGAGATGGATCtgtttgagaaaaattataaaaattctaacgTGCCTttggaaatggaaaagaagatTCTACAGACGCCGAAGCGTAACAAGAAGTGTTCAAACGCAGATGGAAAG GACGTCGAACACTCGGGTGAAGAAGACGACATTGTCGAGAACACTCCTAACACAAAGACGAAAAA TTTGGAAGCGATCAATTCGACGCAGAGGAATGTGACATCGTCGTTCTCGGTTTCGAAGACCTTGGAAAAACCATTGCCTGCCAAAATTCTACAGTCGGCGACCGGAAGATGCCTCACCAATATCAGCACTCCAAATTCCACGATCAGCATTCCTCCTCTTTACCAGAGCACCCCGAAAATGCATCAGTCTACCTGCAATAACGCCACGAAGCTTGTTCCTCGCGCGAATGAATCCTCTAACAAGCAGACGAAGGATTCCATTCAGCGAAATATGGATCGAAGCGTTGAGGAAAACGCTGTTCAACGTACAAATAACATTGAGAAAGATGTcgttcaaattataaataatagtcaggataatatcgttaaaagtacaaataatGTTGGAGACGttgagaaaaatatcgctCAACGTGCACACTATGCCAACAGACAGAAGCTCTGTTTTGTATGCAGCGGATTGACAATTCATGAAATCGATCTAGTGAAGAAGTTAACGCAAATGCTGGACGGTAGATACCTGGCTCAGTTCGATAAGGATGTAACACACGTGATCGTGAAAGCTGACAAAAATAACGGAGCTAGCAACACGTTGAAATACCTGCAGGGTATAGTCCATAGGAAATGGATCGTGAGTTATCAGTGGGTGGTTGATTCGGTAAAGGAGAAAAGATTAGTGAACGAGGAACCGTACGAAGTGGTAGATTCTAAGACTCTCGAAGAAGGCCCTCGAAAATCGCGATGCAGAGAGAAGGGTTTATTCGAGGGATTCTGCTTTCTATGTATTGAACCGTACGTCAACGTTTCTATAGAACAGTATCAG GACTTGCTACGCGCTACGGGTGCCATCGTGGTCGACTCGTTACGCGCTCTAGCCGCTGAGAAGAATTTGATGAAGATCATTTTGATTCAGGCCGACCTTCATGAATTCCAAATTATTG AATGGTACAAACAGACTCGTGCCATAGCAATCGTCGACGAATGGATAGTCGAGTGTATCAGTCAGTACAAACTGATATCGTTCTATCCATATCTGCAGGAGTTGTCGCGACAGGACGTTCTCGCGCTTGGTTATCCGGAATATCTTGTCGAAGAAGAGACTGGCTGGGAGTCTGATAGCACGTGCGATTTGTAG